Genomic DNA from Caldicellulosiruptor hydrothermalis 108:
CTGCCAGGTATTTTAAAAATACCTGCTGGAATTGGCACCAAGAAAAAGGGCACCCCTACCTTTTTCCGGTTGCCGGGCTTCATTGGGCCAGTCCCTCCGCCACTCTTGATAAGAAGTAATTTTCTGATATTCAATTTTGTTGTTTTGATTATACCATTAATAATTCTATTGGTCAATACCCTACTTTTTAAATCTGAATTCTTGGATTTTCTTCAGACATTCTGTAAATAACAATTTTTCTACCAATCACCTGTACAGGCTCTGCGTTTAGTTTTTCGCATATATAAGCTATCGCTTCTTTCGGCTCTATCTCACAGTTCTTCTCAAGGGCAATTTTTATAAGCTCTCTTGCAGTGAGTGCTTCATCTATTTGTTTGAGCACCCCTTCTGTAATCCCTTCCTTGCCAATTCGAATAATTGCATCCATTGTATTTGCCATGCCCCTGAGTTTTGCTCTTTGCTTAGATGTTAGCAAGATATTTTTCACCTCTTTTTGAATTTAATTTTTGATAAAATATTTCTTTTTCGCTATTTATAAACTAAAACGGCAGAAAGGAACTTGCCTTTCTGCCGGCGTTTTTTTATTGTCTTTAGACCTCTACTTCTTTTCGAGACCTGCGCCGCTGCTTCTCGTACTCTGGATCCCCCTTTTTCCAACCGCTTCTTACCTTCTCAATCACCTTTTGTTTTGATACATCCACAACAAACCCGTTTTCCTTAAAACAAAAGTATGTGGTATTACCTACCTTGCAGTTCCCACAATTGATGCACTCCATTTAGAAAAGATAACCTCCAAACCTTTTAAGAATTTCTTTTTGCTTGTCAATTATTTTAACCCATTTTCACTGTTTTGTCTATATCCATTTTTATGATAAATCTAAAACTTATTCATAATATTCAAACTCAACATCAAGTATCCTCACAATGTCGCCATCCTGGATTCCCATCTCTCTTAACTTGTCAAAGACACCAAGCTTGTTTAAGAAATTTTGAAAATACCTGAATGAGTCATGGTCATTTAAAACTATGTTTCTTGCAACCTTCTCTACAACTGTTCCTTCTACAATATATATACCATTTTCTTTTCTGATAGTCAGTGGCTTTACATCCTTTTTCTTATAGTACACAAACGTCCGCGGCTTTGCATCCTCTTCGACATTTTCAGCTGCCTTTTGCTGCTTCAAAAGTTCATAAGCCTTTTTTAAAACCTCTCTTACACCCATGCCAGTTGCAGCAGAGATGGGATACACTTCATAGCCCATCTTTTCAATCTCTTCTTTGAAAAGTTCAAAATACGCCTGGGCATCAGGAAGGTCCATCTTGTTTGCTGCAACAATTTGAGGTTTTTGTGCAAGCTCTGGACTGTATTTTTTAAGCTCCTCATTGATTTTTATAAAATCCTCAACAGGCTCTCTTCCTTCACTTCCCGACACATCAACAATATGAATCAAAACCTTTGTCCTTTCAACATGTCGCAAAAACTGATGGCCCAAACCTGCTCCTTCGCTTGCTCCTTCAATAAGCCCCGGTATATCTGCAAGAACAAAGCTCTCACCCTCGCTAATATAAACAATTCCAAGGTTTGGATACTTTGTTGTAAATGGATAGTTTGCTATCTCAGGTCTTGCGTTTGTTGCAACGGACAAGAAGGTTGACTTACCAACGTTTGGATAGCCAATCAGTCCAACATCTGCTAAGACTTTTAGCTCCAAAATTACCCAAAGCTCGTCCCCTTTCTCCCCAACCTCAGCAAACCTTGGAACTTGCCTTGTGGCTGTTGCAAAATGGGCATTTCCTCTGCCACCTCTACCACCGTGCGCAACAATTGCCCTGTCGCCTTCTCGTGACAGGTCAGCAATTATCTCACCAGTTTCAGCATCTTTTATTACAGTTCCAACAGGAACCTTTATTATCAAATCCTCACCGTCTTTGCCGTGCATATTGTTAGGTCCGCCACGCTCACCGTTTTGTGCCTTGTAATGTCTTTTGTATTTAAAATCAAGCAGGGTGTTCAGCTCCCTGTCAGCAACAAATATAACATCTCCGCCTTTTCCGCCATCGCCACCTGCAGGACCTCCTGCTGGAACGTACTTTTCACGTCTGAACGCAACTATGCCGTCTCCCCCATCCCCTGCTTTGACATAAATCTTTGCTATGTCCACAAACATGAAAATCTCACCTCTTTTAAGAACAACTAAAAGATACAAAAAAAGAGACAAACCTCTTTTGTCAGTTTGCCTCTTTTTGAAAAGCGTTAAACCATAATAGATTTTTATTGAACAGCAACCATCTCTTCAGCTGGAATAACAGACACAACTTTTCTTCCTCTCTTGTTTTCAAACTTTACATACCCTGTTACTAAAGCAAAAAGTGTGTCATCTCCACCACGACCGACATTTTTGCCTGGGTGGAATTTAGTCCCTCTCTGTCTTACCAAAATATTTCCTGCCAAAACAAACTGACCGTCTGACCTTTTAACACCAAGTCTTTTTGATTCGCTGTCTCTTCCGTTTCTTGTTGAACCACCAGCTTTCTTGTGTGCAAAAAGCTGAATGTCAAATATTAACTTCATCCTCTTTCACCTCCACTTTAACATATTTTGGATATTGAGACTCTATCTCTTTTAACGCTAAATATGCTGTTTCAAGAAGAAGTGAACAGCCTTTTGTTACTTCTTCATTGTTATTTAACACTTCAAATTCCAAATAGCCTTCTTTTTGTTTCAACGAATGCTCAGCTTTCAATATCTCAATGCAGCCATTTACATTTGCAAGTACTATTGAAGAGACTGCACTGCAAACTATGTCTTTACCCTTTGGGGCAAAATGGCTGTGCCCTTTGACAACTATTTTATAATACCCTTTCTTTCGTGATTTTAAAAAAGTAGCTTCAATCATCTTTGGCAGATTAATTTACTTTGCTATTTTTGTTATCTGAATCTTTGTATACCACTGGCGATGTCCAAGCTTTCTGTGATAACCTGTTTTTGATTTGTAAGTAAATACTATGATTTTTTTGTCTTTTGCATGTTCCAAAACCTTTGCTTCAACATATGCGCCCTCTACGTACGGCTTTCCAACAACAAATCCATCATCGGACGAAATTGCCAACACCTTGTCAATCTTTACCACAGAATCAACATCAGCTTTTAATTTTTCAACCTTTAAAACATCGCCTTCCTGCACCTTATATTGCTTTCCACCTGTTTCAATTATTGCATACATCCTCTTCTTCAAACCTCCTGCTTTTAAGAAATTTTTCAAATCCACATGCACGCCGCTACGGGAGCAATTTGCCCTTTGCGAGCGCTCATAAAACAACATTCAATATTATAGCATTGAATATTGCCCATTACAATAGCAAATTTTCCTCAAAAGCCTTTAGGTCTTTATCGTTTTTTCTTTTGTAAAATCGCTCTTTTTCGCTGTAAATACAGCCGCAATATTTCTGCATATAAAGTCCTATTTCTCTTGCCTTCTGTCTTCCTTCCTTAAATCCTTCTCTGAAGTCTCTGTAGTAAAATTCAATTTCATATTTTTTAGAAATTGCTTCTCCAAGCTCTTTTATAAGTTCATGTTTCTGATAAGGACTCACCAGAAGAGTAGTTGTAAATGCATCAAATCCACTTTTCTTTGCAATTAGCGCTGTTCTTTCTAATCTTACAGAATAACAATAAATACACCTTGCATTTTCTCTAAAAGCACAGTTTCGCAAAAACTCTTCCAAAGGGTACTCATCTATTACAATGAGTTTTTTACCGCGCAGGTCATAAAAAAGCTTTGCTGAATCTAATCTGTTTTTAAACTCTGTATAAGGATGAATGTTTGGATTGAAAAAAAGCCCAAAAACTTCGTGCCCCTCTTCACTTAGCTTCTCCAAAGGATACACACTGCAAGGTCCACAGCATGTGTGCATAAGTAACCTCATCTTTTATCACCACTCTCTTTGAGCTTAAACTTTATCTTTGCTATATGATTTATAGCTTTTTGAGTTGCAACTCTTCCACGCGCAGTCTTTACTAAAAAACCTTCTTGAATCAAATAAGGTTCATAGATATCTTCAATTGTCCCTTCATCTTCGCCAATGGCAGCTGCAATTGTAGAAAGTCCAACAGGCCCTCCACCAAACTTGTAAACTATTGCTTCCAAAATGTTTCTGTCAACAAGGTCAAGTCCATATTCGTCTACCTCAAACATCTCAAGACCACTTTTTGCAACCTCATATGTTATACTTCCTGTATGCTTTACCATAGCATAATCTCTAAGTCTTCTAAGTAGCCTGTTTGCAACCCTCGGAGTTCCTCTTGAGCGCTTTGCAATCTCTATGCATGCTTCTTTTTCTATATCGCACTTTAAAATGCTGGCAGACCTCATAACAATCTGGCTTAGCTCTTCAACTGTGTAATAGTCAAGCCTTTCTATTATTCCAAACCTGTCTCTCAGCGGTGATGATAAAAGACCTGCCCTTGTTGTTGCTCCAATGAGTGTAAAAGGTGGCAAAGTCAATCTTATGGTCTTCGCGGACGGACCTTTACCAATCACAATATCAACCTTTTTGTCTTCCATTGCAGGATATAAAACCTCTTCGATTGTCCTGTTTAGTCTATGAATTTCATCAATAAACAGAATATTATTTTCGCCAATATTTGTAAGAATAGCAACAAGGTCGCCTGCTCTTTCTATTGCAGGGCCAGATGTTACTTTTATATCAACTCCCATTTCATTTGCAATGATGTTTGCCAAGGTGGTTTTCCCAAGACCAGGCGGACCATATAAGAGTACATGGTCAAGAGGTTCTTTTCTTTTTTTGGCAGCTTCAATAAAGATTTTTATCTTTTCTTTCACCTTTTGCTGGCCTATATAATCTTCAAGTGTCTTTGGTCGCAGTGACTCCTCATGAACATCCTCAATAGAAAATTTATTATCCAGTAATCTCTCCATTTTATTTCATTCCTCTTTGAATTGGTTTTTTCTCAAATCTTTGATAACTTTTTCAAAGCAAGTTTTATTCCATCTTCCAAAGAAAGTTCAGAAAAATCTTCGGATGAAAGAACCTGGTTCACTTCATCAATGTCATACCCCAAGGATAAAAGTGCCAAAGATATTTCTTCAAGTTTTTCGTAAGTTTTTTCTTCTTTACCTGAAGTAGAACCCACTTTGAACTCTTTTTTGAGTGTCTCTTTGAGCTCAAGAATTATCCTGCTCGCAGTTTTTTTCCCAATTCCTTTTACCTTCTCAAGTCTTGCCACATTTCCCTTTGCAATCTCAACAATAAGCTCTTGAAAGTCTATTGAGG
This window encodes:
- the yhbY gene encoding ribosome assembly RNA-binding protein YhbY → MLTSKQRAKLRGMANTMDAIIRIGKEGITEGVLKQIDEALTARELIKIALEKNCEIEPKEAIAYICEKLNAEPVQVIGRKIVIYRMSEENPRIQI
- the obgE gene encoding GTPase ObgE; this translates as MFVDIAKIYVKAGDGGDGIVAFRREKYVPAGGPAGGDGGKGGDVIFVADRELNTLLDFKYKRHYKAQNGERGGPNNMHGKDGEDLIIKVPVGTVIKDAETGEIIADLSREGDRAIVAHGGRGGRGNAHFATATRQVPRFAEVGEKGDELWVILELKVLADVGLIGYPNVGKSTFLSVATNARPEIANYPFTTKYPNLGIVYISEGESFVLADIPGLIEGASEGAGLGHQFLRHVERTKVLIHIVDVSGSEGREPVEDFIKINEELKKYSPELAQKPQIVAANKMDLPDAQAYFELFKEEIEKMGYEVYPISAATGMGVREVLKKAYELLKQQKAAENVEEDAKPRTFVYYKKKDVKPLTIRKENGIYIVEGTVVEKVARNIVLNDHDSFRYFQNFLNKLGVFDKLREMGIQDGDIVRILDVEFEYYE
- the rpmA gene encoding 50S ribosomal protein L27 — protein: MKLIFDIQLFAHKKAGGSTRNGRDSESKRLGVKRSDGQFVLAGNILVRQRGTKFHPGKNVGRGGDDTLFALVTGYVKFENKRGRKVVSVIPAEEMVAVQ
- a CDS encoding ribosomal-processing cysteine protease Prp; the encoded protein is MIEATFLKSRKKGYYKIVVKGHSHFAPKGKDIVCSAVSSIVLANVNGCIEILKAEHSLKQKEGYLEFEVLNNNEEVTKGCSLLLETAYLALKEIESQYPKYVKVEVKEDEVNI
- the rplU gene encoding 50S ribosomal protein L21; translated protein: MYAIIETGGKQYKVQEGDVLKVEKLKADVDSVVKIDKVLAISSDDGFVVGKPYVEGAYVEAKVLEHAKDKKIIVFTYKSKTGYHRKLGHRQWYTKIQITKIAK
- a CDS encoding epoxyqueuosine reductase QueH — protein: MRLLMHTCCGPCSVYPLEKLSEEGHEVFGLFFNPNIHPYTEFKNRLDSAKLFYDLRGKKLIVIDEYPLEEFLRNCAFRENARCIYCYSVRLERTALIAKKSGFDAFTTTLLVSPYQKHELIKELGEAISKKYEIEFYYRDFREGFKEGRQKAREIGLYMQKYCGCIYSEKERFYKRKNDKDLKAFEENLLL
- the ruvB gene encoding Holliday junction branch migration DNA helicase RuvB; the encoded protein is MERLLDNKFSIEDVHEESLRPKTLEDYIGQQKVKEKIKIFIEAAKKRKEPLDHVLLYGPPGLGKTTLANIIANEMGVDIKVTSGPAIERAGDLVAILTNIGENNILFIDEIHRLNRTIEEVLYPAMEDKKVDIVIGKGPSAKTIRLTLPPFTLIGATTRAGLLSSPLRDRFGIIERLDYYTVEELSQIVMRSASILKCDIEKEACIEIAKRSRGTPRVANRLLRRLRDYAMVKHTGSITYEVAKSGLEMFEVDEYGLDLVDRNILEAIVYKFGGGPVGLSTIAAAIGEDEGTIEDIYEPYLIQEGFLVKTARGRVATQKAINHIAKIKFKLKESGDKR
- the ruvA gene encoding Holliday junction branch migration protein RuvA: MIDSIVGTIQEVFNNYVILNYNNIYIKIFCNGTKFSEFLGKEKRVYVSLKFNENLSEIECYGFLTREERELFLKLQKVTGVGSKLALQILSSIDFQELIVEIAKGNVARLEKVKGIGKKTASRIILELKETLKKEFKVGSTSGKEEKTYEKLEEISLALLSLGYDIDEVNQVLSSEDFSELSLEDGIKLALKKLSKI